Sequence from the Burkholderiales bacterium genome:
CGCGAGCAGCCGGAAATCCAAGCGCACGCGCTGCACATTAGCACCGGAGCATAGCCCCTGCGGTTGATGAAAATGAGACTTTGTTCGCGCCGTTGCAGTCTTTCCCTGAGCGCTTCAATTAAAGTTTCGGACAAGCCTTCGTTGAGCTTGCTGCGGCGAATGTCAATACATCGCAGGGACGGTAGCGCGGCATTCTCCACCGCGCGCTGGGTAAGAATCGCCATTTTGTAACGGCCCGACAACGCGTGCTGATAACTTTCGAGAGAAGGCGTGGCCGAACCCAAAATTACCGGCACGTTGGCCTGCTTTGCACTATAGATCGCGACATCGCGCGCAGAATAACGCAATCCTTCTTGTTGCTTGAACGAGGCGTCGTGCTCTTCATCGACGATTATTAGTCCGAGCCTGGGAATCGGCGTGAAAACGGCAAGCCGCGTGCCAAGAATTATTTGCGCTTCGCCCGATTGCGCAAGTAGCCAGTTCTCCAGACGCTCGCTCTCGTTCAACCCGCTGTGCAAACACGCCACGCGATATTGAGGGAACCGGATTCTTAGCAGCGCTTCAAGCTGTGGTGAAAGGTTGATTTCCGGCACCAGAAGCAAGGCTTGCTTACCTTGTTCCAGCACCTGCGAGATCAGGCTTATATAAACTTCGGTTTTTCCGCTGCCCGTAACGCCATAAAGCAGCCAACATGCGAATTCGCCCATGCCGATTGGGCGTAAAACATGCGCTTGTTCCACATTGAGCTCCGGAGCAGATGCTGCCGACGCCACGTTAATGGCGGCAGTACGCCGAGTCTCCTGCACCCAGCCCAATGCCACGAGTTCATTCAAAGCTTTTTTTGCGCTTGGAGAGATTTCCCGCAATTCATCTAGCGCGAGAACACCTGCAGTCTTGAGTCGTGCCAGCAGTTTGCGTCGCAACACCTGATTTGCCGGAAGAGTGGAAAGATCAAGCTTGCGCCCGATTTCCGTAAGTTCGAACCAACAATTGGCTTTTCGATTTACCGGTTTATTGCGACGCAACCGAGGTGGCAGCGCGCCAATGATCGCTTGTCCCAAGGGATGGTGGTAATAATCGCTGCAAAATTTCAAGAGATCGAGCGTCCGTTGTGAGATTGGAAGAATGTCCTGAAATAGATGGGAGACCGACTTGATGCGTTGCGCGGGGATGGTGGATTGATTGGCGATTTCCATTACCACGCCTACTTGTTGTTTTTTTCCGAACGGAACCAGCACGCGCTTGCCGATATCGTGGCGGGTCAAGCCCGGCGCAGCGTAATCGAACAGACATGCGACGGGCACATCGAGTGCGACGCGTGCAATAACCATGAAAAAATTAAAAAGCTGGCACGAGGGTTGAGCCCGAATTCATAAGGCAAATTTTATCGTGCCGGAATCAGGTGTTTAGGCTTAAATTTTTTTATTCACAATTTCGGTGGATAACTTTGTGAATAAATATTTGACAACCCTTGCGACGCCCCTTGAAATGTGAAATATCGTGTTCTGCTCAAAATTTAAGCGGCACAAACAGCTTGCAATTCATAATGTTGGAAAATTTGCAGCCATTCATTCCAAGTAAAACAGTTGGGCGTAGCTTGGGCAAAGCCGGTGTGCATAACTTAAACGAGCGAAAGTGGTGACTAACTTCGGACAAAAGCCTTTCGAAATCTTGTTTCAATGGTAGTTACGGCTCAAGTCGTGCACCGCATCTACCATCACCCCGACATGTTCGGGAGGCGTAATTTGCATTACACCGTGTCCAAGATTGAAAACATGCCCGTCGCCCGCGCCGAAGCTCCGCAGTACTTTGTCCACTTCCTTGATGATAACCTCGGGCGACGCGAGTAACACTGCAGGATCGAGATTGCCTTGCAATGCAACTTTATGGGCCACGCGTTTGCGGGCCTCGCCAATGTCAGTGCGCCAATCCAGACCGATGGCATCGCAACCGGTGGCGGCGATGCTTTCCAAATAGTCTCCGCCGCCTTTGGTGTAAACAATGTTGGGCACTCTGGTTCCCGCATGTTGGCGCATAAGTCTGCTCAATATCTGCTCGATGTAGTGCAGCGAGAACTCTTGATAGGCGGAGCTTGAAAGAATTCCGCCCCAAGTATCGAAAATCATCACGACACTCGCCCCCGATTCGATTTGTGCATTGAGATAAGAGATTACCGCGCGGGCGTTGATTGCCAGTACCTGGTGCACCAGATCTGGTCGCCGGTAAAGCATGCTCTTAACCTGTATAAAGTCGGTGCTCGCCGCGCCTTCTATCATGTAGCAGGCGAGCGTAAATGGACTGCCCGAGAAGCCGATTAGCGGCACCTCATAGTCCAGTGCTTTATTGATTTGGCTTACTGCGTCCATGACGTAGCGCAGCTGCGAGCCTGGATCCGGCACCCGCAGTTTTTTTATTTCGCGCTCGTCGCGCAGCGGTTTAGCGAATTTCGGTCCCTGGTTATCCGGAAAATGAAGTCCAAGTCCCATCGCATCAGGTATGGTGAGAATATCTGAAAACAGGATTGCAGCATCCAATTTAAAGCGCGTAAGAGGTTGTAAAGTAACTTCGGTGGCCAGATCAGGATTTTTGCACAGGGTCATAAAGTCCCCTGCGCGATGGCGGATCTGATTATATTCGGGCAGGTAGCGCCCCGCTTGCCGCATGATCCACACCGGTGTGTAAGGCGTGGGCCGGCGCAGCAGCGCGCGCAGCACCGTGTCGTTCTTCAATTTGGACATCGTGAGATTAAAACTGTAAGGGCAATAACAGTTCTGGAAAATTCCTCAATGTCCAGCATTAGCCTTTGGGTCAACGGGGTAGGTCTGAAGAGCCCATCAGAAATTCGTCCGCAGCACGCGCTGCCTGACGGCCTTCGCGAATCGCCCATACCACCAGCGATTGGCCGCGGCGCATATCGCCTGCAGAAAATACATTGGGAATCGAGGTCTGGTAACGGTTGGTATCCGCTTTGACATTGCCGCGGGCATCGAACCCGACGCCCAGTTCGTTAAGCATGCCTTCGTGAACCGGATGCAGATAGCCCATTGCAAGCAGCACAAGGTCAGCCCGGATTTCGAATTCCGTGCCGGGCATTTCCTGCATCTTGCCATCCTTCCATTCCAGCCGCACGGCATGTAAGGTGGTGACATGTCCGTCTTTCCCCGAGAAACGCCGCGTAGCGATGCTGAAGTCTCGATAGCAGCCTTCTTCGTGCGATGAAGATGTGCGTAATTTCATCGGCCAGTCAGGCCAGGTCAGCGGCTTGTTTTCCTCGATCGGAGGCTGGGGCAGGAGTTCGAAATTGGTCACGGCGATCGCTCCCTGTCGTATAGAGGTGCCGATACAGTCGGAACCGGTATCGCCTCCGCCGATTACCACGACGTGCTTGCCTTCGGCAGTAAGCTGGTTCGAAACTTTATCACCGGCATTTACCTTGTTCTGCTGAGGCAGGAATTCCATGGCGAAGTGAATCCCGTGCAATTCCCTCCCCGGCACCGGCAGGTCGCGCGGATGTTCTGAACCGCCCGTCAATACTACGGCGTCAAATTCATCGAGCAACTTGTTTGCAGGAATATTAACCCCTACGTGCTGATTGACACGGAATTCCACGCCCTCGACGCGCATTTGCTCCATACGCCGGTCTATATGGTGTTTTTCCATCTTGAAATCCGGGATGCCATAGCGCAAAAGCCCCCCGATACGGTCGTTCTTTTCGAACAGCACAACATCATGGCCGGCGCGCGCCAGTTGCTGTGAGCAGGCCATTCCGGCAGGCCCGGATCCGACCACTGCAATCCGTTTACCTGTTTTGTGCGCTGGAATCTGCGGCACCACCCAACCCATCTCCCAGCCTTTGTCGATTATCGTGTGCTCGATAGACTTGATGGTGACCGGATCATCGTTAATGTTTAGTGTGCACGCTGCCTCGCAGGGCGCGGGGCAAATGCGTCCGGTGAATTCCGGGAAATTATTGGTCGAATGCAAAACTTCGAGCGCTTCGCGCCAGTTCTGGCGGTAAACCAAATCATTCCAGTCCGGAATAATATTGTTGATGGGACAGCCGGTCTGGCAAAAGGGAATGCCGCAGTCCATGCAGCGCGCGCCTTGCTTTGCCATCTCGGCATCGGGCAGCGGCAGATAGAACTCGCGGAAACTGCGCACCCGCTCCTCCACCGGGAGGGCGGGCAGATCGTGCCGCGCGATCTCCATGAACCCAGTGACTTTACCCATGCTGCGCGATTTCAACCTTGGGTTGTGCTTGCTCCTGGGCTGCGGCCATTTCCTTCAGGGCGCGCCGATATTCGGTCGGCATTACCTTGACGAACTTGGGCAGATATTTCTCCCAATGTTCGAGGATCTTTTTGGCACGCTGGCTGCCGGTATAATGGAGATGCTTTTGAATCAAAACGCGAAGCAGCCGCTCGTCCGACTGCCCGAGTTGCTTTACGTTGACTCGGCCATGGCTCTCCGGATCTCCGCCGCCGAGTTGTTCCATGGCCTGCGCTTCCTCGGGCACGGCCTCCAGTTCGACCATCGCCAAATTGCAACGACGCTCGAAGTCACCTTCTTCGTCTAGAACGTACGCGACGCCGCCGCTCATGCCGGCGGCAAAGTTGCGACCCGTGTAACCGAGTATCACCACGGTGCCACCGGTCATGTATTCGCACCCGTGGTCGCCTACCCCTTCCACCACCGCAACTGCACCGGAATTGCGCACCGCAAAGCGCTCGCCTGCGACACCGCGGAAATAGCATTCGCCGGCAATCGCGCCATACAGCACGACGTTGCCCACAATAATGTTATTCTCCGGGACGATAGGGCAGTCCGCTGGAGGATAAATGACTATGCGTCCTCCCGACAGCCCTTTTCCAACGTAATCATTGCCTTCACCTACAAGTTCCAGGGTTACGCCGTGGGCGAGGAACGCGCCGAAGCTCTGGCCGGCCGTGCCTTTAAACTTGACGTAAATCGTATCGTCGGGCAGTCCTTCATAGCCGAAACGTTTGGCGACTTCTCCCGACAGCATTGCGCCCACCACCCGGTTGGTATTGCGGATAGGACTCTCGATTGCGACCGGCTGCCGATACTCGAGCGCCGGCTTGGCTTCAGCAATGAGCTTGTGGTCGAGAGCTTTTTCCAGGCCATGGTTTTGTCGCTCGCAATGGTATCTCGCGACGTCAGCAGGCATGTCAGGGCGGTGGAAAATTTTCGTGAAGTTCAATCCCCGGGCTTTCCAGTGGTCCACGGCTTTCTTCGTATCCAGCATGTCGGAACGCCCGATCATCTCATTGAACGTGCGAAACCCCATCGTCGCCATGTATTCGCGTACCTCCTCGGCGACGAAGAAAAAATAATTCACCACATGCTCCGGCTGGCCGGTGAATTTCTTACGCAGCTCTGGGTCCTGAGTGGCTACGCCCACTGGGCAGGTATTAAGATGACACTTGCGCATCATGATGCAGCCCTCTACAACCAGGGGTGCCGTGGAAAATCCGAATTCATCAGCTCCGAGTAAAGCGCCAACGACGACATCGCGCCCGGTCTTCATTTGGCCGTCGGCCTGCACCGTGATGCGACCGCGCAGGCGGTTGAGCACGAGCGTTTGCTGTGTCTCCGCCAGCCCCAGCTCCCACGGCGTTCCTGCGTGCTTGATCGAGCTCCATGGGGAAGCTCCGGTACCGCCGTCGTGGCCGGCAATGGTGACATAATCGGATTTGGCTTTGCACACGCCCGCGGCAACTGTCCCCACCCCGACCTCGGATACCAATTTGACGCTTACGCTGGCGTCGGGATTAACGTTTTTCAGATCGTGAATGAGTTGCGCAATATCCTCGATCGAATAGATGTCATGATGCGGCGGTGGTGAGATCAATGCTACACCCGGTACCGTGTGGCGCACTTGAGCAATGTAAGCGCTTACTTTGTGGCCTGGGAGTTGCCCCCCTTCGCCGGGTTTCGCGCCCTGGGCAATCTTGATCTGCAGTTGATCCGCATTCACCAGGTACTCAGTAGTGACGCCGAACCGGCCGGAAGCAACTTGTTTAATTGCCGAGCGCAAAGAATCACCCGCTTTTACCGGAATATCCACCAGCACGCCCTGGACATAATCGGCGAGCATTCCATCAGCTTCGATTTTCCTGTAGCGCTGCGGATCTTCGCCGCCTTCGCCGGTGTTGGATTTGCCTTTGATGCGGTTCATCGCGATCGCCAGCGTGGTATGCGCCTCCTGCGAGATCGAACCCAGCGACATGGCGCCCGTAGAGAAGCGTTTGACGATTTCTTTGGCCGGTTCAACTTCGTCAATGGAAATCGGGCTGGCGGATTCTTTGATCTCGAACAAGCCGCGCAGCGTCATGAGGTGCTTGCTTTGCTCATTGATGAGCTTGGCGTAGTCCTTGTAGGTTTTAAAATTATTAGCGCGGGCCGAATGTTGAAGCTTTGCTATGGATTCGGGCGTCCACATGTGCTCTTCGCCGCGTACCCGATAGGCATATTCGCCACCCGGATCAAGCGCATTGCGGTACAAAGGATGATCGCTAAATGCCAGCCTATGCATGCGCACCGCTTCTTCAGCTACTTCGAGAATTCCAATACCCTCCACCTGGCTGGCGGTACCGGTGAAATATTTTTGCACGAACTCGGTGTTCAGCCCTACCGCCTCGAAAATCTGTGCGCCGCAATAGGACTGGTAGGTCGAGATGCCCATCTTGGACATCACCTTGAGTAATCCCTTGTTAATTGCCTTGACATAGCGCTTCACCGCATCCTTGTACTTTAGGTCCTTGGGTGCGAAGTCACCGAGATGTGCGAGCGTTTCGTACGCGAGATAAGGATAAATCGCTTCAGCGCCGTAACCCGCAAGCAGAGCATAATGGTGCACTTCGCGCACCGAGCCCGTTTCAACCACTAAGCCGGTACTGGTGCGCAGCCCTTTTCCAACTAAATGGTGATGTACCGCCGAAGTCGCGAGCAACGCCGGAATGGCGATGAAATTGGGTGCAATGTCCCGGTCGCTCAATACCAAGATGTTGCAGCCTTCGCGCACCGCGTTTTCGGCTTTGTGACACAACGTATCGAGCGCGCTCTCCATCCCGGCTGCGCCTTGAGCAAGCGGATAACAAATCGAGAGAGCGCAAGAACGAAATGCGCCAGCAGTTAATTCAGCGATGCGCAAGATCCTGCCCATATCCTCGCCCGCGAGCACCGGCTGTTTGGCCTCAAGCCGCGCCGGTGGTGCGGCAAGTTCAATTCCTAGAAGATTAGGACGAGGGCCAATGAAGGATACCAGTGACATAACCGATTCTTCGCGGATCGAGTCTATCGGCGGGTTGGTCACCTGCGCGAACATCTGCTTAAAATAATGGTAGAGCGGTTTTGGCCGGTCAGACAGCACCGCAAGCGGTGAATCATTGCCCATTGAGCCCACGGCTTCCTCACCCGCTGCCGCCATGGGTGCGAGAATGAATTTCAAATCTTCCTGGGTGTAGCTAAACGCCTGCTGGCGGTCCAGCAGATCAACCCTGGACTCAATGTTGTATTCCTGACTGGGCAGTTCTTCCAGCGCGACCTTGGACTGATTGATCCACGTCCGATAAGGCTTGGCAGCCGATAATTGCGCCTTGAGCTCGACGTCGTCAATGATGCGCCCCGCCTCGAGATCAATTAGAAACATCTTGCCAGGCTGGAGCCGCCATTTCTTGACGATTCTATGCTGCGGTACGTCAAGCACACCCATTTCCGATGCCATGACCACGATGTCGTCGTCGGTAATGAGGTAGCGCGCGGGGCGTAAACCATTACGGTCGAGTGTAGCGCCAATTTGCCTGCCGTCAGTGAACGCCACCGCCGCCGGACCGTCCCAAGGCTCCATCAGCGCCGCATGATATTCATAGAATGCGCGGCGGCTCTCATCCATTAACGGGTTGCCCGCCCACGCTTCAGGAATAAGCAGCATCATGGCATGGGCAAGTGGGTAACCGCCCGCAACCAGAAGCTCCAGGGCGTTGTCAAAACAGGCGGTGTCCGATTGGCCTTCGACAATCAGCGGCCACAGTTTCTCGAGATCAGCGCCAAGCAAATGCGAGCGCATTGCCTGCCGCCGCGCTGCCATCCAATTAATGTTCCCACGCAACGTGTTGATTTCCCCGTTGTGCGCAATCATGCGGAACGGGTGCGCCAGCTCCCAGGTGGGAAACGTATTGGTTGAGAAGCGCTGGTGCACCAAGGCGAGTGCAGAATCCATGCGTTCATCCTGCAGGTCCCGATAATAGGTCCCCACCTGGTGCGCCAGCAGCATACCTTTGTACACTAAAGTGCGGCTCGACAACGAAGGAACGTAGAACATTTTTCCATCGGCGAGATTGAGTGCTCGCACCGCATGTTCGATGCGCTTGCGTATCACAAATAATTTGCGCTCGAAACAGTTCTGGTCGGAGCAAGAGGCGCCGCGGCCCACGAATATCTGCCGGATTACTGGCTCCTGTCGCTTGGCATCTTCGCTGATGCACTCATTATTGGTGGATACGTCGCGCCAGCCGAGTACAGACTGGCCTTCATCGGCAACCATTTGCTCGATCACCCGCTCACAGGCGGCGCGGCTTGCGCGGACCCGCGGCAGGAAAACCATTCCCACTCCGTAAGCTCCCGACTCCGGCAGCAAAAATCCGGCCCTTTTGCATTCCGACCTCAGGAAAGTATCGGGAATTTGAATCAAAATACCTGCGCCGTCGCCTAGCAGCGGATCCCAGCCGGTCGCGCCGCGGTGCGTGAGGTTATTGAGGATCTGAAGGCCCTGCTCGATGATACTGTGGCTTTTCTTACCCTTGATATGAGCAATGAAGCCCACCCCGCACGCATCGTGCTCCCGGGCGGGGTCATACAAACCCTGTTTTGGGGGCGCTTGACTCACTGTTTACTCTCGTGAATATGCAATCAGGACGACCAGCGGAGCAAAAACTTCGAGCAAGTATCCTGTGCTCTGGTAGAACCGAAAAATTACACTGAAAGCGTTTAAGTCTACATCTTTCAATAGCCTACTTCAACTCGCATGCGGAGGCGCCGGTATAGCAGCGTTAGAATCGCGACATCGGATGCGAGCAACCCACAAACAATAAATAGCTTACGACCATAATTCTTCGACTGCGAACAGTCGCCGGTGCTCGCGTATAGCGTAGCGGTCGGTCATTCCAGCAATGTAATCGGAAATTGTTCTTGCCTTGTCGCCGCCGGCTTTTTCCTGAAATTGCGGGGGCAACAATTTAACATCCTCAATGAACGCGTGATACAGGTCGAAAATGATGCGTCTTGCCTTACTGCTCATGCGCGCTACTCGATAGTGTTGGTACAGCTGCAGGCGCAGGAACTGTTTCAGTTCTTGTTGTTCTTCGCTGATACTCGCGCTGAAAGCGATCAGCGGCTTTGCCATGCGCGCCTCATCGGGGTTTTTCGGTGAGATCTGCCGAATATTTTTCAAGCTCTGCCCAGTAACATCAGATACGAGCGTATTGATCATATGTCGTACGGTCTCATGGATTAAGCGCCGCTCCGGTATCGCCGGGTACTGTTTCCGTACCGCATGCAAATGGCGCCTGAAGATGTCGACCTCCAGAAGCTGCTCCAGACTGATTAGACCCGAACGCAAGCCGTCATCGACGTCGTGGTTGTTGTAGGCGATCTCATCGGCCAAGTTACACAACTGCGCTTCCAAAGAAGGTTGCCGCTTGCGCAGAAAGCGTTCACCCAGCTCCCCTAAGGCCTTGGCGTTTTTTCGCGAGCAGTGCTTGAGTATGCCCTCGCGCGTCTCATAGCACAAATTCAGCCCGTCGAATGCTGCGTAGCGTTCCTCGAGCAGATCAACCACGCGCAATGATTGCAAGTTGTGCTCGAAGCCGCCACAGTCTTTCATGCATGAATTAAGAGCATCCTGGCCTGCATGGCCGAAAGGAGTGTGGCCAAGATCATGTGCGAGCGCGATTGCTTCCACAAGATCCTCATTAAGGCGCAATCCGCGAGCGATCGATCGCGCAATTTGCGCCACTTCCAGACTGTGGGTGAGGCGCGTGCGGAACAGATCACCTTCATGGTTGACGAACACTTGGGTTTTGTATTCGAGGCGACGAAATGCTGTGGAATGGATGATTCGGTCTCGGTCGCGCTGGAATTCACTGCGACCTTGAGGCGCTGCCTCCGGGTAGCGCCTGCCGCGGGAATGTTCAGGGCGGGTAGCGTAGACCGCCAATTCAGGCATTTTCAGGGATTGCGTTAAGGGTAGCCGTAACAACGTCTTTGGGCACGTCCGCGGTTAGGAATGCTGCGCCGATTTTCTTTAGGAGTACAAATCGCAACTTCCCGCTTTCGACCTTTTTATCCAGTGCCATTAATTGCAAGTAGCGCTCCGCACCAAGGTTAGGTGCGGAAACGGGAAGCCTTGCCCTGCGATAAAGATCGGTTATGCGCCGCACCTCGCTTTCCCGGATTAAGCCCATGCGCAGCGACAGGTGCGCGGCAAGCAAAGTTCCAGCAGCCACCGCCTCTCCATGCAGCCAGGTTCCATATCCTTTACCGGTTTCAATTGCATGTCCGAATGTATGTCCTAGATTTAAAATCGCACGCATTCCGGTCTCGCGCTCGTCGGCCGCCACAACTGCGGCTTTGTTCTCGCAACATCGCTTAATCACGTACGCAAGCGCTTCGCTATCGTGCTTGAGGAGTTTTTCCATGTTGCTTTCCAGCCACTCAAAGAATATCCCGTCTCGGATAAGCCCGTATTTAATGACCTCGGCAAGCCCCGCGCAGAACTCGCGTTCCGGAAGAGTATTCAGTGTAGCGGTGTCCGCCAACACTAATTTCGGCTGGTAGAAAGCGCCTATAAGATTCTTGGCTTGCGGATGATTTATGGCGGTTTTCCCGCCGATGGAAGAATCGACTTGGGCGAGCAGTGTGGTCGGAATCTGGATGAATGGGACTCCGCGCATGTAAACCGCAGCCGCGAAGCCGGCTAAATCACCAATGACCCCCCCGCCCATGGCGATTACCGCCGTTTTGCGTTCACAATGGTGCGAAAGCAGCGCGTCGAAAATCAGGTTCAACGTTTCCCAGTTCTTATATTTTTCGCCGTCTGGCAGCACTATCGGAACTACTTCCACCCGCTGCTCGCCGAGTACGGCTGTTAACGGGTTCAAATAAAGGCGCGCCACCGTAGAATTGGTAACAACTGCGGCTTTTTTTTGCACCAGGGCAGGTAGCAGCAATTCCGAACGATTTAACAGCCCGTCACCGATATATATCGGGTAGCTGCGTTCCCCCAAATCAACACTTAAAATCAGCATCGACATGCTTCAGATCGTGCGTTTCGCGCACCTTTTAAAATTGAACCAATCTTTTCTCAATTTCCCGGGCCAGCACACGCACGCTCTGTTTGCTCGTGTCAATTACAAGGTGCGCCACTTCTCGATATAACGGATCGCGCTCTTTATACAATTGCGTGAGCCTGGCGAGGGGGTCTGCGGTTTGCAAAAGCGGACGATTTTTGTCGTAGCGCGTTCGTTGCAGCAAATCGGCTGCGACGGCGCGCAAATAAATAACCGTGCCGCTTTTGGCGAGAATATCACGGTTTGTTTTGCTCAATACGATGCCGCCACCGGTAGCCAGCACTATATTATTGCGCTTTGCCAGCTCCCGTAAAATGGCTTGCTCGCGGGCGCGGAACCCCGCCTCACCCTCGATCTCGAAAATTAGCGGGATATTGACACCGGTGCGGCGCTCGATTTCGTGATCGGTGTCAAAGAAGGATTTGTTGAAGTGCTTGGCGAGCAGCTTTCCCACGGTAGTTTTCCCGGCGCCCATTAAGCCCACCAGGAATATGTTGCCGGAATTAGAGCTGGGTGCGCCGCCTTTGGGATGATCTGGGCCACCGCTTTCCATGAGCGGGAATTGTAACGGAATTCTGGCGCGCGACGAAGTGCCGGGTAAACGGAAGCTGCAGCACAGGGACCCGTCAGGGCTCGCGTGTCGGGTGGCCTAGCGTACTGTCAGGACATCCTTGAGGATTCGAGGCGTAATGAATATCAACAGTTCCGATCGGTTATCCTGAGTGCTGGTGTTTTTGAATAGCACGCCCAGGACGGGGATATCGCCTAAAAGGGGAACCTTATTTATCGTGGTTTGCAGGTTTTGAATGTAAATTCCACCGATCACGACGGTGCCGCCGTTTTCAACCAGCGCTTGCGTTTGAATGGCTTGAGTATTAATGGCTGGCCCGGCTGTCGTAGACTGCCCGACTGAGTCATTGTGGATATCAAGACCCATGATCACATTATCATCCGGTGTGATCTGCGGTTTGACTTTTAGACTGAGCGTGGCGTTCTGGAAGGCGACGCTGGTTGCGCCACTCGAGGTTGCCTGCTGGTAGGGGATTTGGGTTCCCTGCGAGATCGTAGCCTCCACCTGGTCCGCAGTTACCACTTTCGGGCTGGAAAGGATTTTCCCCTTTGCGTCAGCTTCAAGCGCGCTTATCTCAAGGTTGAGAAAGCGAGTAGCGGCGTTGTTAAAAAGAATCAGCGAAAGTGCGCCGGGTTGAGCGCCCGCTATGCCGGCTGCCGGCAGGTTAATATTTAGCGATTGCGGAATGGCTATGGCGGTTGAGTTGGGTTCCCCGATCCCTGCTGCATTCGTGCCTAAATCGCCGCCTGCTGAGGTTCGCGCATTGCCCGGAATGGCTAAACTTCCCGTGGTGCCGCCAAACTTGACTCCGAGATTCTTGCTAAAGTTATCCGTTGCGTTGACAATCCGTGCTTCAATCAGCACTTGTCGTACTGCCACGTCAATCTTTTTTATGAGCGCGCGCACTTCCTCGAGCTTGGCCGAAGTATCCTGCACAAAAAGCGTGTTGGTGCGGGCATCACCCACCACGCTTCCCCGCTTCGACAAGATTCTCTGTTGAGGATTAGTCAACAACTTTTCCATTGCATCGGTTTTTTGATAGTTCAGTTGAAAACTCTCGGTATGAAGCGGTTCAAGTTCGGAGATCTGCTGCCTAGATTCGAGCAAAAGTTTCTCCCGTGTCGCCAGTTCATCGCGCGGCGCTATCCATACCACGTTGCCCGTTTTGCGCATATCCAGCCCCTTGGCTTGCAAGATGATGTCCAATGCTTGGTCCCAAGGCACATCTTTCAGGCGCAACGTCAAGTTGCCGGTAACGGTATCGCTGGTAACGATGTTAAGGCCGGTGAAATCAGCGATGACTTGCAGCACTGCGCGTACTTCCACATTCTGAAAGTTCAGCGACAGCTTCTCGCCAGTGTAACCGGGTTGCACCAGCTCGTTCGGTTGTTCCACGACCGGCTTCAATTCCAAGGTAAATCGGTTATCCGTCTGGTATGCCGATTGTTGCCACAGCCCGCTCGGCTGCACCACCACGTGTACGTTATTGCCTTCGCCGTAAGCGTCTATCATCTGAACTGGGGTTGCAAAATCAACGACATCGAGACGCCGCTGCAAGTTACTAGGAAGCGAGGTCTGGATCAGGTCGATCACAATATTTTTCCCCTGGCGCCGCAAGTCAATTCCGGTAGAACTATCCGAGAGGTCGATTATTACGCGGCCCTCGCCATTGGGTCCCCGGCGGAAGTCGATATCAAGTACGCTGTGCTTGGTTGCGCTGGGTTTGGCTTCTGCAAAACGCGTCGTAACTGAAGTGGCACCCGCGCCGGCCTCCACCGGTTGGAGTGTAACAACCAGATCTTTTCCATCAATTTTCGTATC
This genomic interval carries:
- a CDS encoding glutamate synthase subunit beta, whose protein sequence is MGKVTGFMEIARHDLPALPVEERVRSFREFYLPLPDAEMAKQGARCMDCGIPFCQTGCPINNIIPDWNDLVYRQNWREALEVLHSTNNFPEFTGRICPAPCEAACTLNINDDPVTIKSIEHTIIDKGWEMGWVVPQIPAHKTGKRIAVVGSGPAGMACSQQLARAGHDVVLFEKNDRIGGLLRYGIPDFKMEKHHIDRRMEQMRVEGVEFRVNQHVGVNIPANKLLDEFDAVVLTGGSEHPRDLPVPGRELHGIHFAMEFLPQQNKVNAGDKVSNQLTAEGKHVVVIGGGDTGSDCIGTSIRQGAIAVTNFELLPQPPIEENKPLTWPDWPMKLRTSSSHEEGCYRDFSIATRRFSGKDGHVTTLHAVRLEWKDGKMQEMPGTEFEIRADLVLLAMGYLHPVHEGMLNELGVGFDARGNVKADTNRYQTSIPNVFSAGDMRRGQSLVVWAIREGRQAARAADEFLMGSSDLPR
- the hemE gene encoding uroporphyrinogen decarboxylase yields the protein MSKLKNDTVLRALLRRPTPYTPVWIMRQAGRYLPEYNQIRHRAGDFMTLCKNPDLATEVTLQPLTRFKLDAAILFSDILTIPDAMGLGLHFPDNQGPKFAKPLRDEREIKKLRVPDPGSQLRYVMDAVSQINKALDYEVPLIGFSGSPFTLACYMIEGAASTDFIQVKSMLYRRPDLVHQVLAINARAVISYLNAQIESGASVVMIFDTWGGILSSSAYQEFSLHYIEQILSRLMRQHAGTRVPNIVYTKGGGDYLESIAATGCDAIGLDWRTDIGEARKRVAHKVALQGNLDPAVLLASPEVIIKEVDKVLRSFGAGDGHVFNLGHGVMQITPPEHVGVMVDAVHDLSRNYH
- a CDS encoding primosomal protein N' is translated as MVIARVALDVPVACLFDYAAPGLTRHDIGKRVLVPFGKKQQVGVVMEIANQSTIPAQRIKSVSHLFQDILPISQRTLDLLKFCSDYYHHPLGQAIIGALPPRLRRNKPVNRKANCWFELTEIGRKLDLSTLPANQVLRRKLLARLKTAGVLALDELREISPSAKKALNELVALGWVQETRRTAAINVASAASAPELNVEQAHVLRPIGMGEFACWLLYGVTGSGKTEVYISLISQVLEQGKQALLLVPEINLSPQLEALLRIRFPQYRVACLHSGLNESERLENWLLAQSGEAQIILGTRLAVFTPIPRLGLIIVDEEHDASFKQQEGLRYSARDVAIYSAKQANVPVILGSATPSLESYQHALSGRYKMAILTQRAVENAALPSLRCIDIRRSKLNEGLSETLIEALRERLQRREQSLIFINRRGYAPVLMCSACAWISGCSRCSSRLVLHLREKKLRCHHCGHEERVPSACPNCGNVDLTPLGQGTQRVESALSELFPSARILRIDRDSTRRKAMWPEMLKNIKEGRTDILVGTQILSKGHDFPKLSLVGILNADSSLYSTDFRASERLFAQLMQVGGRAGRAGIPGEVLIQTQFPDHPLFDALGKHDYSAFAKNLLAERRHAGLPPFVHQALLRAEATRFSTVMNYLAEAAKLVSRINHEVTVYDPVPAYMPRLAGRERGQLLVQSNSRKKLQAFLNDWYPKLAETAGKKVRWALDVDPLEF